In a single window of the Flavivirga spongiicola genome:
- a CDS encoding class I SAM-dependent methyltransferase, with translation MESLNRNIENHYLKEGLYEDIINRLKEQNIALDNVKRSDIAGADEFHVRGAAVSKELANSIDLNGLNVLDVGCGLGGPCRMLVDEYNCQTTGIDLSNEYVRTANKLSKLVNLNNKTTFIQGDATELPFEDNTFDVVWTQHVQMNIPDKKKFYSEINRVLRKGGHFLYYDILKKGNGNVNYPMPWASNANLSFLFKADEMDSFLKEFGLTKEQSTNQTQAGIDFFDALVARLKELGPPKMGLNVLMGDTTKTKLMNLLTHLKTGELELKSGVYKK, from the coding sequence ATGGAAAGTTTAAACAGAAACATCGAGAATCATTACCTCAAAGAAGGACTTTATGAGGATATCATCAATCGTCTTAAAGAACAAAATATTGCCCTAGATAATGTAAAAAGGTCTGACATTGCAGGTGCTGATGAGTTTCATGTACGTGGAGCAGCTGTATCAAAAGAACTTGCCAATAGTATTGATTTAAATGGACTCAATGTTTTAGATGTAGGTTGTGGATTAGGTGGGCCTTGTAGAATGCTTGTAGATGAATATAATTGTCAGACTACAGGAATAGATCTTAGTAACGAATATGTACGAACAGCCAACAAACTATCTAAACTCGTAAATTTAAATAATAAAACAACTTTTATACAAGGAGACGCTACTGAACTACCGTTTGAGGATAACACCTTTGATGTTGTCTGGACACAACACGTTCAAATGAATATTCCTGATAAGAAAAAGTTTTATTCAGAAATAAATAGAGTATTGAGGAAAGGCGGACATTTTCTTTATTATGATATCTTAAAAAAAGGAAATGGAAATGTTAATTACCCAATGCCTTGGGCTAGTAATGCTAATCTTAGTTTCCTATTCAAAGCGGACGAAATGGATAGTTTTTTGAAAGAGTTTGGTTTAACAAAAGAACAGTCCACAAATCAAACGCAAGCAGGTATTGATTTTTTTGATGCCCTTGTTGCTAGACTGAAAGAATTAGGGCCACCTAAAATGGGACTGAACGTCCTAATGGGTGATACAACAAAAACAAAACTAATGAATCTTCTAACCCATTTAAAAACTGGTGAACTGGAACTTAAAAGTGGAGTATATAAGAAATAA
- a CDS encoding THUMP-like domain-containing protein: MNTSILNTEMQEFINSHLNSDVMALLLKGMSFPSVEAKEVIEQIEAKKRCEKKLPTWFSCKKIYYPSKLNIEQTSSEVTAKYKASLISGVSIIDLTGGFGVDCSYFSKVFKTATHCEINENLSKIVTHNYKQLGIDNIDFQNIDGIDYLKASEKQFNWIYIDPSRRHDSKGKVFFLKDCLPNVPEHIDLLFAHSKNIMIKTSPLLDLSVGINELKHVKTIHIVAVNNEVKELLWVLENNFKGDISIETVNIKKEAKVSFSFSIANEKKSESKYHTPLTYLYEPNSAILKAGAFHSISNQLNVYKLHKHSHLYTSHSLIDFPGRSFKIESMALYNKKELKKLGISKANITVRNFPETVQQIRKKFNVRDGGELYLFFTTDMDDNKIILVTSKLD, encoded by the coding sequence TTGAACACCTCTATTTTAAATACTGAAATGCAAGAATTTATAAATAGTCATTTAAATTCTGATGTGATGGCATTACTTCTAAAAGGCATGTCTTTCCCTTCAGTTGAAGCCAAAGAAGTTATTGAACAAATTGAGGCTAAAAAACGCTGCGAAAAGAAGTTACCAACGTGGTTTAGTTGTAAAAAAATCTATTACCCAAGTAAGTTAAATATTGAGCAAACGTCTTCAGAAGTAACAGCCAAATACAAAGCTAGTTTAATTAGCGGCGTATCTATTATAGATTTAACAGGTGGCTTTGGGGTAGATTGCTCTTATTTTTCAAAAGTATTTAAAACAGCGACTCATTGCGAAATCAATGAAAATCTATCAAAAATTGTAACTCACAATTACAAACAACTGGGCATAGATAATATAGATTTCCAAAACATTGATGGTATAGACTATTTAAAAGCTTCTGAAAAACAATTTAATTGGATATATATAGATCCTTCCAGAAGACATGATAGCAAAGGAAAGGTCTTCTTTCTAAAAGATTGTCTTCCTAATGTCCCAGAACATATTGATTTGCTTTTTGCGCACTCAAAAAACATCATGATTAAAACATCTCCTTTACTTGATTTATCGGTGGGAATCAATGAATTAAAACATGTAAAAACAATTCATATCGTTGCTGTAAATAATGAAGTAAAAGAGTTACTTTGGGTTTTGGAAAATAATTTTAAAGGGGATATATCTATTGAAACAGTAAACATTAAAAAAGAAGCAAAAGTATCCTTTAGTTTTTCAATAGCCAATGAAAAAAAATCAGAATCAAAATACCACACCCCCCTCACCTATCTTTATGAGCCAAATAGTGCCATTTTAAAGGCTGGTGCATTTCATTCTATAAGTAATCAACTAAACGTTTATAAACTTCATAAGCATTCGCATTTATATACGAGCCATTCTTTAATTGATTTTCCCGGCAGATCTTTTAAAATTGAAAGCATGGCACTTTATAATAAAAAGGAATTAAAAAAACTTGGTATCTCCAAAGCAAATATTACAGTCCGCAATTTTCCTGAAACGGTTCAACAAATTCGAAAAAAATTTAATGTTAGAGACGGTGGTGAACTGTACTTATTTTTTACTACTGATATGGATGATAATAAAATCATATTGGTGACTTCAAAATTAGATTAA
- a CDS encoding AI-2E family transporter encodes MNSNTISNGILRAIAIILGIALVLYFLYQIQSVIGYIAIAAVISLIGRPIVLFLERRLKFKNTVAVIVTMVVLLGLFLGLVGLFIPLVIKQGQNLSLLNIDELQVNIENLYAEIISYFNLHQIDLEQSIKESNLLSKIDYSLIPNFLNSVVSGLGSFSIGLFSVLFISFFFLKDSRLFENGLLTFIPDNKESRWKNSSNKIKDLLSRYFVGLIFQILILFIIYTIGLLIIGVENAIVIAFLCALLNLIPYVGPLVGALLMITLTMTSNLGESFSEVILPKTFWVFIVFAIGQLVDNFGSQPIIFSKSVKSHPLEIFLVILITGILFGVIGLIIAVPAYTAIKVILKEFLSENKIVKKLTKDL; translated from the coding sequence ATGAATTCTAATACAATTTCTAATGGTATTTTAAGAGCTATAGCTATTATTTTAGGCATTGCCTTAGTACTATACTTTTTATATCAAATACAATCGGTTATTGGTTATATAGCCATTGCTGCAGTTATTTCATTAATTGGAAGGCCTATCGTTCTATTTTTAGAACGTCGATTAAAATTTAAAAACACCGTGGCCGTCATAGTCACTATGGTGGTTCTTTTAGGTTTGTTTTTAGGCTTAGTTGGTTTATTTATTCCTTTGGTTATAAAACAAGGACAAAATTTATCACTATTAAATATTGATGAGTTACAGGTTAATATTGAAAATTTATATGCGGAGATTATTAGCTATTTCAATTTGCATCAAATAGATTTAGAACAGTCTATCAAAGAATCTAACCTTTTATCTAAAATAGATTATTCATTGATTCCTAACTTTTTAAACTCGGTAGTTAGTGGTTTAGGGAGCTTTAGCATTGGATTGTTTTCCGTGCTTTTTATTTCATTTTTCTTTTTAAAAGATAGTCGGTTATTCGAAAATGGTCTCCTAACCTTTATACCAGACAACAAAGAATCACGTTGGAAAAACTCATCAAATAAAATTAAAGATTTACTTTCTAGATACTTTGTAGGGCTCATTTTTCAAATATTGATCTTATTTATTATCTATACCATCGGTTTGCTTATTATTGGTGTTGAGAACGCCATCGTTATAGCATTTTTATGCGCCTTATTAAACCTTATCCCCTATGTTGGACCTTTAGTTGGTGCCTTATTAATGATAACATTGACCATGACCAGTAATCTTGGTGAGTCTTTTAGTGAGGTTATTTTACCAAAAACATTCTGGGTCTTTATTGTATTTGCTATCGGACAGTTAGTTGATAATTTTGGAAGTCAGCCTATCATATTTTCAAAAAGTGTAAAGTCACACCCTTTAGAAATATTCTTAGTGATTTTAATCACCGGTATTTTATTTGGTGTTATTGGTTTAATAATCGCTGTCCCTGCATATACCGCCATAAAAGTGATTTTAAAAGAGTTCTTATCTGAAAATAAGATTGTAAAAAAGCTCACTAAAGACTTATAA
- the speB gene encoding agmatinase: MNKIIIQGILFDEKSSYQKGPKLAPPLIREALNCGSANMYSENLNSIENTKIKDKGDFEISDYFDIEKITKKHLDSEAKIFTLGGDHSITFPIIKAHCEKYTKLDILHIDAHCDLYDNFEGDKYSHACPFARIMENGLAVKLVQVGIRTLNTHQAEQVEKFNVEVHQMKNLNLSAIPKFENPLYISLDMDGFDPAFAPGVSHHEPGGLTSRQVIDLIQNINSEVIGADIVEYNPNRDFQNMTAFLGAKMMKEILEKMM; encoded by the coding sequence ATGAATAAAATAATCATACAAGGAATTCTGTTTGACGAAAAATCTTCTTACCAGAAAGGGCCTAAACTTGCACCTCCTTTAATTAGAGAAGCCTTAAATTGTGGCTCTGCAAATATGTATTCGGAAAATTTAAACTCTATTGAAAATACAAAAATTAAAGATAAAGGAGACTTTGAAATATCAGATTATTTTGATATCGAAAAAATAACCAAAAAACATCTTGATTCAGAAGCAAAGATTTTTACTTTAGGAGGAGACCACTCCATTACATTTCCAATAATTAAAGCACATTGTGAAAAATACACCAAATTAGATATTCTTCATATTGATGCACATTGTGATTTATATGACAATTTTGAAGGTGACAAATACTCTCACGCTTGTCCATTTGCTAGAATTATGGAAAATGGATTAGCTGTAAAACTGGTTCAAGTAGGAATTAGAACATTAAACACACACCAAGCAGAACAAGTAGAAAAGTTCAATGTTGAAGTTCATCAAATGAAAAATTTGAATCTATCAGCAATACCAAAATTTGAAAACCCCTTATATATTTCTCTAGATATGGATGGGTTTGACCCCGCATTTGCTCCCGGAGTTTCACACCATGAACCTGGAGGTTTAACTTCAAGACAAGTAATTGATTTAATTCAGAACATAAATTCTGAAGTCATTGGAGCTGATATTGTTGAATATAACCCTAATAGAGATTTTCAGAATATGACGGCTTTTTTAGGTGCAAAAATGATGAAAGAAATATTAGAAAAAATGATGTAA
- a CDS encoding 16S rRNA (uracil(1498)-N(3))-methyltransferase: MQLFYNPDITKNTEQFSFPKEESKHIVKVLRKNVGDILHITNGHGWLFTAEIAIPNINKCTAIMVSKSLQPKRDYHLHLAVAPTKMNDRYEWFLEKATEIGIDSITPIICDHSERKVIKPERFERILQSAMKQSLNCYLPKLNDAITFKAFLKQGFNGGLFIAHCEETDRTSLKESLKPKQDITILIGPEGDFSVKEIEQALLNNFNPVTLGNTRLRTETAAIVACHSVAFINEL; encoded by the coding sequence ATGCAATTATTTTATAATCCAGATATAACAAAAAATACTGAGCAGTTTTCTTTCCCAAAAGAAGAAAGCAAACATATTGTAAAGGTCTTACGAAAGAATGTTGGGGATATATTGCATATTACAAATGGTCATGGTTGGTTATTTACTGCCGAAATTGCCATACCAAATATTAACAAGTGTACGGCCATTATGGTGTCTAAATCACTACAACCAAAAAGAGATTATCATTTACATCTAGCTGTTGCACCGACAAAAATGAACGATCGCTACGAATGGTTTTTAGAAAAAGCTACTGAAATAGGCATAGATAGCATCACACCTATTATTTGTGACCATAGCGAGCGTAAAGTCATTAAACCAGAACGTTTCGAGCGTATTTTACAATCGGCTATGAAACAATCTTTAAATTGTTATTTACCAAAATTAAATGATGCTATTACTTTTAAAGCTTTTTTAAAACAAGGTTTTAATGGTGGTTTGTTCATCGCACATTGTGAAGAGACCGATAGAACATCTTTAAAAGAATCACTAAAACCAAAACAGGACATTACTATTTTAATTGGACCCGAAGGTGATTTTAGTGTTAAAGAAATCGAGCAAGCACTTCTAAATAACTTTAACCCTGTAACTTTAGGAAACACGCGATTACGCACAGAAACAGCTGCTATTGTTGCTTGTCATTCAGTAGCTTTTATAAATGAACTATAA
- a CDS encoding TrmH family RNA methyltransferase gives MQLTHYNTNFTKRSFPITLVCDHVTNAPNIGSLFRISDAFGIEKLILCGDHIPLGRKMTKTSRATEKAVNFEIFKSASKIVEALKSNGYQIVSLEITDTSKPIHNFKFSIEKPIALIIGDENFGVSETILNRSDAIVHIDMYGQNSSMNVVQATNIALYEITKQLL, from the coding sequence ATGCAACTAACACACTACAATACAAACTTTACCAAACGCTCCTTCCCTATCACTTTAGTTTGTGATCATGTAACAAATGCACCTAACATTGGGAGTTTATTTAGAATTTCTGATGCTTTTGGAATTGAAAAACTGATTCTTTGTGGTGATCATATTCCACTTGGACGGAAAATGACAAAAACCTCAAGAGCTACCGAAAAAGCAGTTAATTTTGAGATTTTTAAGTCTGCTTCAAAAATAGTTGAAGCATTAAAGAGCAATGGTTATCAAATCGTTTCATTGGAAATTACAGATACAAGTAAACCTATTCATAATTTTAAATTTTCAATAGAAAAACCTATTGCTTTGATTATTGGCGATGAAAATTTTGGAGTCTCTGAAACTATTTTAAATAGGTCTGATGCTATTGTTCATATAGACATGTATGGACAAAACAGTAGCATGAATGTGGTACAAGCAACCAATATTGCGCTATATGAAATAACGAAACAACTGCTTTAA
- a CDS encoding DUF1223 domain-containing protein, which yields MQKILLTIIMLSFFFQPKKVETFKPLVVLELFTSQGCSSCPPADDLLNEVKSKYSDNQIVALSYHVDYWNYIGWKDPFSKKEFSNKQRAYGRKFNSSSIYTPQIVVNGKEHFVGSKKGVMKSKLDSYLKKTSLNRVVLSNIKKENGAISLDYKVEGAINKKTLRIALVINERITSIKRGENRNRTLKNANIVVEEVYLNLDSGNGKGSISIPDIVTQNDDLSIVALIQAENLDITGGGQIKL from the coding sequence ATGCAAAAGATACTTTTAACTATAATTATGTTATCATTTTTCTTTCAGCCGAAAAAAGTAGAAACATTTAAGCCTCTTGTTGTTTTAGAGTTGTTTACATCTCAAGGTTGTTCTAGTTGCCCTCCAGCAGATGATTTACTAAATGAAGTTAAATCTAAATATTCTGACAATCAGATTGTTGCTTTGTCTTACCACGTAGATTATTGGAATTATATTGGTTGGAAAGACCCTTTTAGCAAGAAAGAGTTTAGTAATAAACAACGCGCTTATGGCAGAAAGTTTAATAGTAGCTCCATTTATACGCCACAGATAGTTGTAAATGGAAAAGAACATTTTGTTGGTTCTAAAAAAGGCGTTATGAAATCAAAACTTGATAGTTATTTAAAAAAGACCTCTCTAAACAGAGTCGTACTTAGTAATATAAAAAAAGAGAACGGAGCAATTTCTTTAGACTATAAAGTAGAAGGGGCTATTAATAAAAAGACATTAAGAATAGCTTTGGTTATTAATGAAAGGATCACTTCAATTAAGCGTGGTGAAAACAGAAATAGAACACTCAAAAATGCTAATATTGTAGTGGAGGAAGTTTATCTAAATTTAGATTCAGGAAATGGAAAAGGAAGCATTTCTATTCCAGATATAGTCACTCAAAATGATGATTTATCTATAGTAGCACTTATACAAGCTGAAAATTTAGATATTACAGGAGGTGGTCAAATAAAATTATAG
- a CDS encoding NAD(P)H-dependent oxidoreductase, whose translation MTKTLVINYTPRNGSYTKVLFDEFIELAKGKTDIRHLDLAETPPDLLLIQNLNLIMEWNMGKRDFSKLELSILSNHHKLIEQVLAADNIVVAFPIYNFTMPAAVKAWIDAIVVSDKTFSFSPETGFDGLCKDKKALSIIVSGFDYNNSDEVKEYASSTIKQNFDFMGIASEHISAFGVDQNRDELSSILERAKFEIKTLVDKWFPN comes from the coding sequence ATGACAAAAACATTAGTAATAAACTATACGCCTAGAAATGGCTCTTATACAAAAGTCTTATTTGATGAATTTATAGAATTAGCAAAAGGAAAAACAGACATAAGACATCTTGATTTAGCAGAAACGCCACCAGATTTATTATTAATACAAAATCTAAATTTAATAATGGAATGGAACATGGGGAAAAGAGATTTTTCAAAATTGGAACTATCCATTCTTTCTAATCATCATAAGCTTATTGAACAAGTTCTTGCAGCTGATAATATTGTAGTGGCTTTTCCAATTTATAATTTTACAATGCCAGCAGCTGTGAAAGCTTGGATAGATGCTATTGTTGTTAGTGATAAGACATTTTCTTTTAGCCCTGAAACTGGTTTTGACGGTCTTTGTAAAGACAAAAAGGCTTTGTCAATTATAGTGAGTGGATTTGATTACAACAATTCAGATGAAGTTAAAGAATATGCCTCATCTACCATTAAGCAAAACTTTGATTTTATGGGTATAGCTTCAGAACATATTTCTGCCTTTGGGGTTGACCAAAATAGAGATGAATTAAGCTCAATTCTTGAGAGGGCGAAATTTGAAATAAAAACTTTGGTTGATAAGTGGTTTCCAAATTAA
- the tsaD gene encoding tRNA (adenosine(37)-N6)-threonylcarbamoyltransferase complex transferase subunit TsaD: MSSQNIYILGIESSCDDTAASIIHNGKILSNVVASQKIHEEFGGVVPELASRAHQQNIVPVVHQALKKAGVTKDQLHAIAFTRGPGLMGSLLVGTSFAKSLAYGLDIPLIDVNHMQAHILAHFIDEEGFNKPSFPFIAMTISGGHTQIVEVKSYFDMTVIGETIDDAVGEAYDKSGKILGLGYPAGPEIDKRAQMGNPKAYQFTKPKVGGLNFSFSGLKTAILYFVQREVKASPRFIEENLNDICASIQYTIIGILIDKLKLATKQTGIKQIAIGGGVSANSGIRKALKDGEQKFGWTTYVPKFEFTTDNAAMIAIVGYLKYLEGDFAEQNVMASARLKI, translated from the coding sequence ATGTCCTCACAAAATATTTACATTCTGGGAATTGAGTCGTCCTGCGATGATACAGCTGCATCTATAATACACAACGGAAAGATTTTAAGCAATGTTGTGGCAAGTCAAAAAATACATGAAGAATTTGGTGGTGTGGTACCAGAATTGGCATCCAGAGCTCACCAACAAAATATCGTCCCGGTAGTACATCAAGCATTAAAAAAAGCAGGTGTAACTAAAGATCAACTACATGCTATTGCTTTTACTCGCGGCCCTGGCTTAATGGGATCTTTATTAGTGGGAACCTCCTTTGCTAAATCTTTAGCTTATGGCTTAGATATTCCGCTAATTGATGTTAACCACATGCAAGCACATATTTTAGCTCATTTTATTGATGAAGAAGGTTTTAATAAACCATCATTTCCTTTTATTGCAATGACCATTTCTGGCGGACATACACAAATTGTTGAAGTGAAAAGCTATTTTGATATGACTGTCATTGGTGAAACCATTGATGATGCTGTAGGGGAGGCTTATGATAAAAGTGGAAAAATCCTTGGTTTAGGGTATCCAGCGGGGCCAGAAATTGATAAACGCGCACAAATGGGAAATCCGAAGGCGTACCAATTTACAAAACCAAAAGTAGGCGGTTTAAACTTTAGTTTTTCCGGTTTAAAAACAGCTATTCTATATTTTGTTCAGAGAGAAGTAAAAGCAAGCCCTCGCTTTATTGAAGAAAATCTAAATGATATTTGTGCCTCTATACAATATACCATCATTGGTATTTTAATTGACAAATTAAAACTTGCTACAAAGCAAACAGGGATTAAACAAATTGCTATTGGTGGTGGCGTTTCTGCAAATTCCGGTATACGTAAGGCTTTAAAAGACGGTGAACAAAAATTTGGTTGGACAACATACGTCCCTAAATTTGAATTTACCACAGATAATGCTGCTATGATAGCTATTGTAGGCTACTTAAAATATTTGGAAGGTGATTTTGCTGAACAGAATGTTATGGCTTCAGCTAGACTTAAAATATAG
- a CDS encoding DUF4159 domain-containing protein, with amino-acid sequence MAGNCMAQDLAILKYKGGGDWYGNPTALPNLIAFCNQNINTKIAPKPQTVEVGSPDVFQFPLLHMTGHGNVFFSEADAENLRNYLISGGFLHIDDNYGMEPFITKELKKVFPDKDLVELSTSHKIFNMPYKFPKGLPKIHEHDGKRPQAFGIFQEDRLVLLFTYESDLGDGWEDTEVHNDPADVREKALKMGANIVKYVFEN; translated from the coding sequence ATGGCTGGTAACTGCATGGCTCAAGATTTGGCCATTTTAAAATATAAAGGTGGTGGTGATTGGTATGGCAATCCGACAGCATTACCAAATTTGATTGCTTTTTGTAATCAAAATATAAACACCAAAATTGCACCCAAACCGCAAACCGTAGAAGTTGGGAGTCCTGATGTTTTTCAATTTCCCTTATTGCATATGACAGGACATGGCAATGTATTTTTTAGCGAAGCAGACGCCGAAAACTTAAGAAACTATTTAATTTCTGGTGGTTTTTTACATATAGACGACAACTACGGTATGGAGCCTTTTATAACCAAAGAGCTAAAAAAGGTATTCCCTGATAAAGACTTGGTTGAACTCTCTACTAGTCACAAAATATTTAATATGCCTTATAAATTCCCAAAAGGCTTACCTAAAATTCATGAGCACGATGGTAAACGCCCACAAGCTTTTGGAATCTTTCAAGAAGATCGATTGGTATTGTTATTTACTTACGAAAGTGATCTAGGTGATGGTTGGGAAGATACAGAAGTGCATAACGACCCTGCAGATGTTAGAGAAAAAGCACTTAAAATGGGAGCTAATATTGTTAAATATGTTTTTGAAAATTAA